A region from the Thermoanaerobaculia bacterium genome encodes:
- a CDS encoding glycosyltransferase family 4 protein: MTYLLDRPELGGGTKVVAQQARLLADRGHQLTVAAEGPRPAWLAPWFASRSRPALRYLDLSQPEARLPSQDLIVATFWTTLARADALQAGPVAHFCQGFEEDLVHLAPQREAIREAYRRPLPALVVAPHLGRRLAEQFGRESRLAPAPADLTVRRPLRFGPRRLPWVALCGIFEAEVKGIRTGLEAFGGLAGRSARLLRISALPCSEAERELGQADRYLTAVAPGEALRALAGCDLLLFTSLPGEGLGLPLLEAMQLGVPVVASRLAGVEFLTAQGGAVLVEPGDAGAFAAGAQSLLDSPAAWRAQRRKGIAAARRFSPAGVAVEVERALAWAAGAERASA; encoded by the coding sequence GTGACCTATCTACTGGACCGGCCCGAGCTCGGCGGAGGGACCAAGGTCGTCGCCCAGCAGGCCAGGCTCCTCGCCGATCGCGGCCACCAGCTGACGGTCGCGGCGGAGGGTCCGCGGCCGGCCTGGCTCGCCCCCTGGTTCGCTTCCCGGAGCCGGCCAGCCCTGCGCTACCTCGACCTCTCGCAGCCAGAGGCGCGACTGCCGTCGCAGGATCTGATCGTCGCCACCTTTTGGACGACCCTGGCGCGGGCCGATGCGCTTCAGGCCGGACCGGTCGCGCACTTCTGCCAGGGGTTCGAGGAGGACCTGGTCCACCTCGCGCCACAGCGCGAGGCGATCCGCGAAGCCTACCGCCGGCCGCTCCCCGCGTTGGTGGTGGCGCCGCACCTCGGCCGGCGGCTCGCGGAACAGTTCGGGCGCGAGTCCCGGCTGGCGCCGGCGCCGGCCGATCTCACAGTGCGCCGCCCGTTGCGCTTCGGTCCGCGCCGCCTCCCCTGGGTTGCACTCTGCGGCATCTTCGAGGCGGAAGTGAAGGGGATTCGCACCGGCCTCGAAGCGTTCGGCGGGCTCGCCGGTCGCTCCGCGCGGCTCTTGCGGATCTCCGCCCTGCCCTGTTCGGAAGCCGAGCGCGAGCTCGGTCAGGCGGATCGCTATCTCACGGCCGTCGCCCCGGGCGAAGCCCTGCGAGCTCTGGCCGGCTGCGACCTGCTGCTCTTCACGTCGCTCCCCGGCGAGGGTCTCGGTCTGCCGCTCCTCGAAGCGATGCAGCTCGGCGTTCCGGTCGTGGCGTCGCGTCTTGCGGGCGTCGAGTTCCTGACCGCGCAAGGCGGCGCGGTGCTCGTCGAGCCCGGCGACGCCGGTGCCTTCGCGGCGGGAGCGCAGTCGCTCCTCGACTCGCCGGCCGCCTGGCGCGCACAACGGCGCAAGGGCATCGCAGCGGCGCGGCGATTCTCACCCGCGGGTGTCGCGGTGGAGGTCGAGCGGGCCCTCGCCTGGGCGGCAGGCGCAGAACGGGCCTCCGCGTGA
- a CDS encoding ABC transporter permease — protein MHHGFLLKELVRRDLQSRYRGSLFGFLWAFVHPLWQLALLWVVFSVILKVPIVGERTASFPVFLFSGLVPWLGFAEAVQRASTAVVDHSGLVRKLRFPSELLVVSNVISALVHQFVALAIFAVWQAVAGEPAWGRLPWLLFGLAAQICLALGLGWAAAALQVFFRDVSQAIGIGMQAWFYLTPIVYPFTLVPESLRPWIALNPMATTVQAFRTVLLGSAPPEASAAFALVGIALAVLGTGWALFRRLRPAFADEL, from the coding sequence ATGCATCACGGTTTCCTCCTCAAAGAGCTGGTCCGCCGCGACCTGCAGAGCCGTTACCGCGGCTCGTTGTTCGGCTTTTTGTGGGCTTTCGTCCACCCGCTCTGGCAGCTGGCCCTCCTCTGGGTGGTCTTTTCGGTCATTCTGAAGGTCCCGATCGTCGGCGAGCGGACGGCCAGTTTCCCGGTCTTTCTCTTCTCCGGCCTGGTTCCCTGGCTGGGCTTCGCCGAGGCCGTCCAGCGGGCCTCGACCGCCGTCGTGGACCATTCCGGCCTGGTACGGAAGCTGCGCTTCCCGAGCGAGCTGCTGGTGGTGTCGAACGTGATTTCGGCGCTGGTGCATCAGTTCGTCGCGCTCGCCATCTTCGCCGTCTGGCAGGCGGTCGCCGGGGAGCCCGCCTGGGGGCGCCTGCCCTGGCTGCTCTTCGGCCTCGCGGCGCAGATCTGCCTCGCGCTGGGGCTCGGTTGGGCCGCGGCCGCCCTGCAGGTCTTCTTCCGCGACGTCTCGCAGGCGATCGGCATCGGCATGCAGGCCTGGTTCTATCTCACCCCGATCGTCTATCCCTTCACCCTCGTGCCGGAGAGCCTGCGCCCCTGGATTGCGCTCAATCCGATGGCGACCACCGTCCAGGCCTTTCGGACGGTGCTCCTCGGCAGCGCGCCACCGGAGGCGAGCGCCGCCTTTGCCCTCGTCGGGATCGCGCTCGCCGTGCTCGGGACGGGCTGGGCGCTCTTCCGCCGGCTGCGGCCGGCGTTCGCGGACGAGCTCTAG
- a CDS encoding helix-turn-helix transcriptional regulator, producing MGQLPEIRQVQLVGMKIRQLRKERHLTQTELSAKLGIQQSDLSRMEKGEYRVSLDTLFKVLAEFRIGVGEFFEDVSRETVSPRDLRLLNDFHALDPTAQEEIEGYIHERKRPVRSARREPVLLS from the coding sequence ATGGGACAACTACCAGAGATCCGCCAGGTCCAGCTCGTCGGGATGAAGATCCGTCAGCTCCGCAAGGAGCGGCATCTCACCCAGACGGAGCTCTCCGCGAAGCTGGGAATTCAGCAGTCCGACCTCTCGCGCATGGAAAAAGGCGAGTATCGGGTGAGTCTGGATACCCTCTTCAAGGTGCTCGCCGAGTTCCGCATCGGCGTCGGCGAGTTCTTCGAAGATGTCTCGCGGGAAACCGTCTCGCCGCGCGATCTGCGCCTGCTGAACGATTTCCACGCTCTCGATCCCACCGCGCAGGAGGAGATCGAAGGCTACATCCACGAGCGCAAGCGGCCGGTTCGCAGCGCTCGCCGCGAACCGGTGCTCCTGAGCTAG